DNA from Prunus persica cultivar Lovell chromosome G6, Prunus_persica_NCBIv2, whole genome shotgun sequence:
AGGTTAAAAACAATTCAAAACAAGTTAAAAGGAGAAAATGATAATTCCAGGAGGAAAAGTACACAAAGTTCAAGAACAGAAATTGCAAGCACTTACCGAGAGGCATGGTAGCAAAGCAACGAGGTTGCGAGACAATTGTGTAAGTTTTAAACTGGGAGGGAGCCTACTTTCAATATTAACCATCGCCATTTTTGTTGGATCACCTGATGGAATGAAAGTTCATGTATTTGGCATTGAAAACGAGAAATTTGAGACTGCAAATAGTTGTTTCTGATCATGACACATACATGAAACTTTCCGGGAAAACTAACATCCAAAAGTTCTCAGAACTGCTTTCAACAAATAAAGTAAAACATAACTAACACAGGATTGAGAGCAAAGACAAGTGCCAAATTAGCAATGAATTATTTGACTTCTCCACAAATGTTTTTGTTAATCAGATCCTGGAGCCACAAATCACATACCCATAACAAAGCTGAGGAGATAGGGAATTGCGGTATGTAATTCATCAGGTATAGCCTCCAAGATAGGGAACAGAGGTTGTAGCTGAGATCTTTCAATTGATGAtgctaaaataaaaacaaaaaataaaatgtcagACAGAGTTACGACAGGTCATTAACATAATGTAAGAATATTAGATGAAGAATACTGAACTGCACATCTCATAACCAACCTGAATTGACTAGTATCAGTACTAGATCAATGGTAGGATTACGTGCAGCAACGGCAAGTGATAGGCATCCTCCAAAGGAATCTCCGACCAAATAAATTGGCTTGTTTGGAGATGAAGCATGCTCAAGCCTGATAGTTTCTTCGACAAATTTCACCAGCCCTTCATAATTGAAACCACTCTCTAAATTATTGATTAAGAGTGACATCTTCTTAAATAAAGACCAACAAAAATGATCCTCACTCTCATGAGTTAAAAATGGGATTACTTCATAAATAACTCCCGAAAGTACTCTGTTCTACACAGATTACATTTGTATGGATAAATGCATAGATGCGTAgttacaaaacaaacatatataaaggCTTTCAAAAATTAAGACCTTCAAATGGTGTTCGATCATTAATAGGAATATGCAGGCATCGAACTTCAAAAGCCCTGCATTTTTCAAGGAAGTATATATCAGAAGTTGCTAGTTAACCTCAAATTTAGCTAAACCTGATTTCTTAACAAGGGCAACCATTTATACGAGTGAAGTTTGAGCAACAAAACATAATTGTCCAAATTGAAGATAAGAGTTATCTTTCCTCCTAAGATCctataaacaattaattaattaattaattaattatgaaaataaaaaaacttacttCCCAAGAGCTTTATGGTGCAAAATGAGGCCCCACCCAGTACCATCTAGCCCTGCATTCATCAATACCAAAATGATTATGCAAACTTTCTGTAATATAGAATTTCGTTCACTAGCAAACTCATCTTTGAGTGTCAGCCCATAAGACACTTTTTTCCTCAAGTTAAGTTATCTTATACATATATCCCTTGTATGCAAATTACAGTACCAAAACTAGAAACCAATTTATGGATTGGCATTTGTGGTCAGGCATCAATTACcaggcaaaaagaaaagaattggaGAATCCTTTAATGGCGCCCCGCAAGCAACGGGACAAAACCACCGGGGAGGTCCGCCATCAGGCTTAATCATCTCCTTAGTTGCATCAAAATAATCTTTTACAGTCACAGTCCCATACCCATCATCCCACAAAGGTTCCAAACTTTCAAGAACACCATCCTTCACCCTCTTCTCCTCATTAACCTTATGCCTCAACCTCTCATTCCCTTCATCAATCAAAGACCTCCTTTCCTCCCTCTCCTTGATTACGGAAGCACCATTCACAGCAACTGAATCTGATGACAAAACTGGTGAATCCTTACTACCTAAACTCCTAACTTGCACTTGAAACCGAGGTTTATTCTCTGAATTTAACACACAAAAATGTGGTCCTGAGAAGCCTATAATTGATGTCATGGCTTCAAGCAATTGTAAAAGATTATAGACCCTTTGTCAAGGTTCACCAATTCACCAACTTAAGAACTACCACTTGGGAAAAGCTGAACAAAAAAGCTACTAAATTCAGTTGGACTGCCCTCAGACCACTTTAACGTTTGCAATCGCATGTTTCGCACAAACTCTGCAGGACACAGAAATGGGtagaaaattgaaactttAAGCAGACCCAGATAGCACTAATGGAAGGTATGGCCTTTAAAACAAGTAAATTCTTGAGCTTTCATCTACTTCAAGAATAATTCGAACCAAATATTGGCACACTGAACGTCAAATATTAGGTAAAACAATAATCTGAACACAActggaaatgaaataaatgaggaaattaaattattagctAAGAATTTGGATTATACCTGACGTGGGTCTGAGTGGCAGGGAAAGAGTTGAGTTTTGTCCATTGCTTTTTGGTCTGGATGATATTTGGCCACATGGGTCACCTGACTGGCTCTGTCTTTGGCCTTTTGCAGAAGTTCTGGAAGAAGGGGAAGCTTACCAGTGAACACTGGTAAAACTTTGTAAGTTACTTGGTAGCCGAAAAGGGCGAggcaataaaagaaaaatatattgttCCTCCCTCCCGCGCTTTGTTTTTGCTGTAATTTCCAAATGAGGTGAGGGAAGATCTTCTTGTAAAAACAATAAGTAAAAGAGAAAGactttttaacaaaatattacTTGAAATAGTGCGTGGGTGGCCCACCTACAGAACAACGCCTAGCAAACCTCTATGAATGACTctgaccaaaaaggaaaaacattgTACGTAATTCGTAAAGGAACTTTTTTTCCCAGTGATTTTCAATCCAGCCTGACTGTACTTCTCATATTAGGCTAACTAGCACCacctaattttttctttttctcttttttctttttaagatgCCCACAAGTCAATGTGAGTCTGAACATCAATCAAAATCACGGTTGGCCCATCACAAGTAGTATCTCTTCAGACggaattgaaaaagaaaacaaaagcaaacgGAATCTAGCCTAATAAAAAAGAGCATTGATTTGCAGTCTCTAAGAAATTGCTTGCAAGCAGCAAGCACCACCTTGAGTTGAATGACCAAAACTCCATGTGGTTAGAAGCTTAAGCCAAAACCTAATCAAAGAGAACACAACCATGAGGTAGAGATTATGTACCACTCTAAGATCACTCTGTCTGGACCACAGAATTTGATTCTGGCTTGGTAATTGAGCAATCAAAATCAGTTAGTAATGTAAGGTGCTTGCTGGGTACACCTATGGGAATTTGCAGTCTTTTGCATATGTGCCCAACATTTCTCTTATGAgggaaaatatattatatacccAACCAAGGGTGCCCAACTTTAACCTAAAATCAAAGAAGCAGAAAGTTGCGGCACAAACGAAAGCAAATTCCTTGGCCTCCACAAAACTAGAATTTAAGTATTACAACAATAAAAGAATAGGTCCTAATTACTTTTGAATTACATGAAGCGTATACATACACGAGGGAACAAAGAAAACAGGAAAACTACCAGATCATACAGAAATTTATAACCCGTATAATGCAAAATtgggatttcatttagtatgATCTTATATAAAATAGGAACTACATTAAAGAGCAGCACAAGTCTGGATATGGAACTGAAATGGGATTGTCTTATTccatgaaacaaaaaagaaattaaaatcccCTTCACAATAGAATATTCTATGGCTAGGTATCATAACTGACAGTACAAATCTACAAATCTTTCATCATCATGTGTCTAATTCGGCTCTTGGGAAGTTCCGAGATACTTCCTGTTAATTTCTCTTCCAGAGTCGAAAACTCTTATCTACTGTCACATGCAGACAACCAATTGAGAAAATCTGCAGCGTCCAGCAAAAAGCTTTTATGTCAGCGACAAAGTTCAAGATTTATGGGTGCCCAACGTGCCCAACAAGGAACATGCTTAACCAGAGCCTTCTTGGCAAGTTTTGGGGGATGCCACTGGAATCCGCGATCAATTGGTTTTCAAACTTTACAAAGGTATTTCTGAATACCAAGAGCTTCCCCAGAAGAATCAATATTTCCCCTTTATCTTAAACACAATATCACCTGCAAGTATCAACAACAAAGCTTGAGCATCATCTAAAGTCTACATCAGTTTTAAGACGTGTCAACATTGGTTTTTTCAGGAAGTAAAGAAGTCATGTATATTAAAGTTCGCaaacataataataaatgtGCTCTAATGTTCTTTTCTGTTCCAATCAGTAAAAATGAGTGAAAAAGCTGATTTAACCAAAAAGTCTTCTATTTActgaaataattcaaaatgTTCATGTCTTCCAACACTTTTCTACTAGAAATTTACAGAAACTTGCATAGAAAGGATAAAAATAACCACCTCACCTCCGGAATCTAGCACACAATCACCTTCCCTGAACCACCCTGTAATTGAGAATCAGGTCCTCAGATTTCTTCCATATATAAGCCCGCACTGTGGCTAAGCTCATTTCTGGGGACAAGACCTGCGCataacaaaaagtaaaaaaataataaccaaTAGCAGTCACATAACAATTAAATTGCTTTTAGATAGCAGTTTAAAATCAGAAACAATCAAATTAAACTCTACTAAATCCATTTCTCTTGATCCCATAAATAGAAAATGCATTTACCTCTAGCTTAAACTTTTAACAGTTATAGCTCATTAAACTTTTTTAGCACCATAGAAGAGTCCTACTAAAAAGTTAATTTACTAATTACTATCTACGTGACTAAGTACACCCAATATGTTTATCCACTTGCCTGATTGTTACACAATATCTCTATAGAAGGCTTAAGCTTTTGCCATGGCTTCAATCCAGATCGAAAAGATCCATCTCCAATGGCTGATAGTTGCACTGGTCCTCCAGCAACACCAGGAGCAAGTGTTGTATCAGGATTTGCACTATCCAATGGTTTGTCAAGGACCATCTTTTCAATTACATAATTAACAACCTGCATACCAAGACAAAGCAAGCCAAGCTGGTCATATTGTATGTTATTGATAAACCAAATACtgagatataaaaataatcttccatcaCAGCAGCTGTGGACACCAGCAGAAAAGGATAGATTCTGCTGGCATCCACTTTTCATGTTGCCATTCGAATCCAAATCAATGCCTTTTAgcatttcaataaaaataacaattgtACTTTAAAATACTAACAAATAATGCAGAAGTAGAAACTTTGGCTTTCTCATTACTGTTTTCAAAAGGTATTATTCTATCATACTCCAGCAGTCATTGCATTTCACTAAGAATCTTACTCTTTAGCACAATGAAGGAAACTATTCACTTACCttagaaaaacaataataaaattaaggcATCAACTACCATGAAACCCATAACTTACTTTATGAATTCGTAATATACGAGGTGCACTAAGTTTCCCTTGTGTGAGGATCTGAACAGCTGAACCTTCGCATGGATGTAGATAAAAACTGCATCTGTAAAgataaaccaaaacaaaaaatattggcaaaaACAATCATAATCATCCAAACCAGATAACTATTTCAGACTTCTGCACGTCATAAGTCTAATAAAGGATTTTTTCCAATAAGATAAATCtaccaaaatatataatatttcaaaaataacGATTAAATTAGCAAACTGAAAATCAAACACCAtccagaagaaagaaagatttttttttttttttttttaaaggagaaATTTCAGCCACAAGGAGATAAAGACAGAATCATTGAAGAGAAAGGAAACAAGTCACTTCTCTACTATATTTCATGATAGCTCTATTCAGGAACTTTAGTTTCAACAATTATTGCTAGAGTGAACATCTTTCAAGAAGTAAGTGTTGAtgcaagaaaacaataaaactgAAATATATCCCTGCAACATTACCACTTTTTATAAATCGTTCAAAATTCAACAGGCACAAAGTTAATTGCAACTTTCAGGCAAGTAATTTTTTGAATAGACATAAGCATTATCATCTATAGAAAATAGAATTTATTCTCAGGCAGgaaataaaaacttcaaataAAAGCAAGGAGAACTACATTGAAAATAAGTAAGTTACTTGGTGTTTTCTCTAGGGGGTAGGCGATTATTCAACACGCAATCGAGACACCACCAAGGAAAGTCCTTCTCATCTTCAGTACCATCTAGGTCAGTGATTTTCTTCCTCCATGGGCCTCCCTGAGAGCCCTCAGTTATAACTGAAGGAGGGGAAGCTGTAGAAAATTCAAAGGGAGGATAGACCATTGAATCGTTTTCAGTATTACTATCCACCTCAATTCTTGAATGCGTAATACTTCTAGTGGTAACTTCCTTTCCAGATGGTGCATCCCCATTAGCAGATGCTTGCACTCCAAatctttgctttcttttcgCCAACCAGTGAGCCAAGAGCCCTTTAAGGGTTTCTCGTGCTAGATTAACCTGAAAAGTTACAAGCACTCAATTTAACTTTGAAACCACTTTAGTAACGGGAGGGTAgaggaaaagataaaaaggaaGCTAAACTTGGCTTTACTAATACATCGTTAAATTCATAcgtattaaattattaatcaaTAATTGTAAGTAATGTAATGCATTACTAATCCTTTTCAATTCATTATCTCAGGCATATTTTTGACAGAATTTTAGTATGCAtcgtgcatatatatataatagagaGCATCAAGCTCTTAAGAGCTTCAAGGCTAGCCTTTCGATAAAACTTTTGAATGCATCCAAAAGAGTCTTCTTTACTTTTGAAGGCATCCAAAAAATATAAGACAAATCACGGAAGACAGAACCCACAAAAAAAGGGGGAAGaacaaacattttttttaaatagaggGGAAAGAACAAACATAGAAACGAATTCAAGATTATAGCTACCTTGTCATCTTCAGGCTTCCCCACAATGTTAAGGTCTACTGAATACATCTCTGCTGAAAAGCATTGTGGGGTGTCCAGATGTACAGATAAACTTCCAAGCCTGGTATCCACTGTGAACCATGCAGGAATGCTCACCTGAAGCAGTAAAGAAATCATTAAGAAAATCTATTAAGTTGTTACGCTCAAAACATTTTAGACCAGGAAGCATACCATCTCAAAaagctcttcttttttctcctcaAATGTGACCTGTATGGTAGACATTACAAGGATAGATGCTTATAAtcttccccaaaaaaaacttcaatatacaaaaaaacaattgcCAGAAATCTGCAGCTCCAATCAGGCGTTAGTTCTATACACATTAGATGGTTCTAGTCAGATATTTACaggaaaaaaagaatgtaTCACCTTTCCATAATCCTCAATAACAACACCCCTAGTAATCTCCCACAACTTGACCGAACCAGCAGTATCCTATCATAATCGCATCGGTTCATAAAATCAAACTCGGCAAGACACACTATTTGACAACAAAACTGGTTAACTTAAAACAGGCGCTTCATCATAGTAAGATATGAGAAAGTCAACATGATTTACCTTTGTCAAGACATGCCTTCTATTGTTTAATATTTCATGCTGCACTATTCCAGGAGTTCCAGGAATCGTAAATATTGGTTCTTTATAAACAGGGACCTGGACAATATTTACCAAAATAACATTAATCCCCCAAACTCAAAGGTCTGACATGACAAACACCAAATaagacccaaaagaaaaagatatgtGCAGCTAACATGACAACTAGAGGATGATACATGCACATGCAACAACAAGacagaaattttgaaatacaatgaactaagcGATACTTACTAGGGTTGATCCTTCTAGGGATACCCTTGCTCTCGAAAAGGACAAATTTCCAGCCAAGAATGCACCACCTCTTTGAATAATCTTCTGAGGATTGCGCCCTTCAGCAGGCCATCTATGAACTGAAGAATCCGTTGTTGCAGCCCATATACTATCATCATGTAAAGCCAACTGCAGAATGGGGTGTTCCCCAGTGCAAAGCAAAAGACTCTCTCTTGTGGCCAAGTCTGTCAAGTATAACTGAGGGAACAAACAACATTGGGCATTAAACAGATGAGCAGCAAATCTAAACAGCCAAAGATGTCTCAGAACATAAGTTACAAGAGAAAAATGTACTCACAGAAAGGTCCCTCCCACCACTATATACATGACTAAATGTTGGGGTACTGGCAAGTGCCCAAACAGAATCTGTGTGCACAGCATAAGAATGCACACATCGTTGCTGACCAAGATCCCATAGCCTACAAAATGGGCAAAGAATTTGGTGAACTAAAC
Protein-coding regions in this window:
- the LOC18774908 gene encoding WD repeat-containing protein 48; translated protein: MHRVGSAGNTANSTRPRKEKRLTYVLSDADDTKHCAGINCLAVLKASVSGCDYLFTGSRDGTLKRWALAEDAATCPATFESHVDWVNDAVLAGDNTLVSCSSDTTLKTWNCLSDGTCTRTLRQHSDYVTCLAAAEKNSNVVASGGLGGEVFVWDLEAALTPVSKSGDSMEDDSSNVVNGSGNALPITSLRTISSSNSISVHTTQSHGYVPVPAKGHKESVYALAMNDSGSLLVSGGTEKVVRVWDPRTGSKTMKLRGHTDNIRALLLDSTGRYCLSGSSDSMIRLWDLGQQRCVHSYAVHTDSVWALASTPTFSHVYSGGRDLSLYLTDLATRESLLLCTGEHPILQLALHDDSIWAATTDSSVHRWPAEGRNPQKIIQRGGAFLAGNLSFSRARVSLEGSTLVPVYKEPIFTIPGTPGIVQHEILNNRRHVLTKDTAGSVKLWEITRGVVIEDYGKVTFEEKKEELFEMVSIPAWFTVDTRLGSLSVHLDTPQCFSAEMYSVDLNIVGKPEDDKVNLARETLKGLLAHWLAKRKQRFGVQASANGDAPSGKEVTTRSITHSRIEVDSNTENDSMVYPPFEFSTASPPSVITEGSQGGPWRKKITDLDGTEDEKDFPWWCLDCVLNNRLPPRENTKCSFYLHPCEGSAVQILTQGKLSAPRILRIHKVVNYVIEKMVLDKPLDSANPDTTLAPGVAGGPVQLSAIGDGSFRSGLKPWQKLKPSIEILCNNQVLSPEMSLATVRAYIWKKSEDLILNYRVVQGR